One Pyrus communis chromosome 4, drPyrComm1.1, whole genome shotgun sequence genomic region harbors:
- the LOC137730491 gene encoding phytosulfokine receptor 1-like, with amino-acid sequence MGAQDFWVVIVIGFCFHAQILSSQNLTCNPNDLKALEDFMNGIDSVIEEWGSNFSPDCCKWAGITCNSSSSLGLNHSIDTYRMVKLELPKRRLLGNLSASLGTMDQLRTLNLSHNFLKHSLRVSLFHLPNLEVLDMSFNDFSSPISVDIDLPSIQYLDISQNFLNGSLPGSICDNHSTKLRVLNVAANCFSGNLPPGFGNCTSLEDLDLSANDLTGTGDGIFRLRKLTQLNIQDNKLSGALSEEFGNLINLVRLDISTNGFSGTIPDVFHSLGRLQNFVAHSNLFGGRIPPSLSSSSTITLLNLKNNSLQGTIDLNCSAMTSLTSLDLGSNRFDGPIPSNLPSCQHLNTVNLARNNFTGEIPESFKSFHSLSYISLSNCSLSNISSALQILQQCQNLTTLVLTLNFCGEQFPADPTLQFEKLKVLIIANCRLTGVIPQWLSTSSRLQLLDISWNHLEGTIPAWFGNFSSLFYLDVSNNSFTGEIPRSLTGLPSLISGRISIEEPSYDFPLFMKSNVSARGLQYNQVWSFRPTLDFSNNNLSGPIWPDFRKLRLLHVLDLKYNRLSGPIPSSLSEMVSLETLDLSHNELSGIIPPSLVKLSFLSKFSVADNQLYGVIPTGGQFLTFSSSSFEGNNLCRYDVAPCPSGQDDPLGTWFGKSNKDYTGVIAGVCFGFVFGIACFIGIDRYVWTF; translated from the coding sequence ATGGGTGCTCAGGATTTCTGGGTGGTGATTGTTATTGGCTTTTGCTTCCATGCTCAAATCTTGAGCTCCCAGAACTTGACATGCAATCCCAACGATTTGAAAGCATTGGAGGATTTCATGAACGGTATAGATTCTGTGATTGAAGAGTGGGGCAGCAATTTTTCACCTGATTGCTGTAAATGGGCAGGCATCACTTGCAATTCTTCGTCCTCTCTCGGATTGAACCATTCCATTGATACTTATAGAATGGTTAAACTGGAGCTTCCAAAGAGAAGGCTACTGGGAAATCTCTCTGCATCTTTGGGGACCATGGACCAGCTCAGAACCCTCAATCTCTCTCACAATTTCCTCAAGCACTCGCTTCGAGTTTCGCTCTTCCATTTGCCAAATTTAGAGGTCTTAGACATGAGTTTTAATGACTTTTCCAGCCCCATTTCTGTCGATATCGATTTACCTTCAATCCAGTACCTTGACATTTCTCAGAACTTTTTGAATGGGTCCCTTCCTGGCAGCATCTGTGACAACCATTCTACTAAACTTCGGGTACTCAACGTGGCCGCTAACTGCTTCTCTGGCAATCTTCCACCAGGTTTTGGCAATTGTACTTCCTTGGAGGACCTTGACCTGAGCGCTAATGACCTTACAGGCACAGGTGATGGTATATTTCGTCTGCGAAAGCTAACCCAGTTGAACATTCAAGATAACAAGCTGTCAGGGGCCCTCAGCGAAGAATTCGGTAACCTCATTAACCTTGTTCGTTTGGATATCTCAACTAATGGATTTTCAGGAACTATCCCAGATGTTTTCCACAGCCTTGGAAGATTACAGAATTTTGTAGCTCATTCAAATCTTTTTGGTGGTCGGATACCCCCTTCTTTGTCGAGTTCATCGACTATCACTTTGCTTAATTTGAAAAACAATTCGTTGCAAGGCACAATTGATCTTAATTGTTCAGCAATGACTAGTTTGACCTCTCTTGATCTCGGTTCCAATCGGTTTGATGGGCCTATTCCCTCCAATCTTCCCTCCTGTCAACATTTGAATACTGTCAATCTTGCCCGTAACAACTTCACTGGCGAAATCCCAGAAAGCTTCAAGAGTTTCCATAGCCTCTCTTACATCTCGCTGTCAAATTGCAGCCTTTCCAATATCTCTTCTGCCCTTCAAATTTTACAGCAGTGTCAGAACCTGACTACTTTGGTTCTCACCTTGAACTTCTGTGGCGAACAATTTCCTGCTGATCCAACCCTTCAGTTTGAAAAGCTGAAGGTTCTTATTATTGCAAACTGTAGGCTCACAGGTGTAATACCCCAATGGTTGAGTACTAGCAGCAGATTGCAGTTGTTGGATATATCGTGGAACCATTTGGAAGGAACAATTCCAGCCTGGTTTGGCAATTTTAGCAGTCTTTTCTACTTGGACGTGTCTAATAATTCCTTTACGGGGGAAATCCCGAGAAGCTTAACCGGACTCCCGAGCCTCATTAGTGGGAGGATCTCCATTGAGGAACCTTCCTATGATTTCCCTCTTTTCATGAAGTCGAATGTAAGTGCACGTGGGTTGCAGTACAATCAAGTTTGGAGCTTTCGGCCTACATTGGACTTTAGCAACAACAATCTCAGTGGACCAATCTGGCCGGACTTCAGAAAGCTGAGGTTGCTTCATGTTTTGGATTTGAAGTACAACAGATTATCAGGACCAATTCCGAGTAGTTTATCTGAGATGGTGAGCTTGGAAACCCTGGATTTGTCTCATAACGAGCTTTCGGGGATAATCCCGCCTTCGTTGGTTAAGCTTAGCTTCCTGTCCAAGTTTAGTGTTGCTGACAATCAATTGTATGGGGTGATCCCTACAGGAGGTCAATTTTTGACCTTCTCAAGTTCAAGTTTTGAAGGGAACAATCTTTGCCGCTACGATGTTGCGCCTTGTCCATCCGGACAGGATGATCCTTTGGGAACATGGTTCGGCAAATCAAACAAGGATTATACCGGAGTTATTGCTGGAGTGTGTTTCGGATTCGTATTTGGAATAGCATGTTTCATTGGAATAGATAGGTACGTCTGGACATTTTAA
- the LOC137730624 gene encoding phytosulfokine receptor 1-like — translation MDAQDFWVVIVIGFCFQAQILSSQNLTCNPNDVKALEDFTSSLKTVIHGWGSSFSSDCCKWEGITCNSSSSLGIGLNNSIDTFRVVKLELPSKRLAGNLSASLGTLDQLRTLNLSQNYLIGTLPTALFRLRNLELLDLSFNDFSGPIPFGIDLPSIKFLDISQNLLNGSLPGSICDNNSTQLRVLNVAANYFSGNLPPGFGNCTSLEDLDLSTNYLTGTDDGISKALFRLPKLTQLSIQDNNLAEPLSEEIGNLVNLVRLDISRNGFSGTIPDVFYSLGRLQNFVAHSNRFGGQIPPSLSSSSTLSLLNLRNNSLQGSIALNCSAMISLTSLDLGSNKFDGPIPSNLPSCRHLSDVNLARNNFTGEIPESFKNFHSLSYLSLSNSSLSNISYVLQILQQCQNLTALVLTLNFRGEQFPADPTLHFEKLKVLVIANCRLTGVIPQWLSTSSRLQLLDISWNQLEGIIPVWFGNFSNLFYLDISNNSLSGEIPRSITGLQCLIAGRISIEEPSPVFPLFMWMNVSGRGLHLQYNKVWSLRPTLDFSNNNLSGAIWPDFRKLRLLHVLDLNNNRLSGPIPSSLSKMVNLEILDLSHNELSGIIPPSLVDLSFLSKFSVADNELYGIPTAGQFLTFSSSSFEGNNLCRYDVAPCPSGQDDPLGTWYGKSSKDYTGVIAGVCFGFVFGIACFIGIDRYIWTF, via the exons ATGGATGCTCAGGATTTCTGGGTGGTGATTGTTATTGGCTTTTGCTTCCAAGCTCAAATCTTGAGCTCTCAGAACTTGACATGCAATCCAAATGATGTGAAAGCATTGGAGGATTTCACGTCAAGTTTAAAAACTGTGATCCACGGGTGGGGAAGCAGTTTCTCATCTGATTGCTGTAAATGGGAAGGCATCACTTGCAACTCTTCATCCTCTCTCGGAATTGGATTGAACAATTCAATCGATACCTTTCGAGTGGttaagttggagcttccaaGTAAAAGACTAGCAGGCAATCTCTCTGCATCTTTAGGCACCTTGGACCAGCTTAGAACCCTCAATCTCTCTCAAAATTACCTCATAGGCACGCTTCCAACTGCCCTTTTCCGTTTGCGAAATTTAGAACTCTTAGACTTGAGCTTTAATGATTTTTCCGGCCCCATTCCTTTTGGTATTGATTTACCTTCAATCAAGTTCCTTGACATTTCTCAAAACCTTTTGAATGGTTCCCTTCCTGGCAGCATTTGTGACAACAATTCTACTCAACTTCGGGTACTCAACGTGGCCGCTAACTACTTCTCTGGCAATCTTCCACCAGGTTTTGGCAATTGTACTTCCTTGGAGGACCTTGACCTGAGTACAAATTATCTTACAGGCACAGATGATGGTATATCCAAAGCTTTATTTCGGCTGCCAAAGCTAACCCAATTGAGCATTCAAGACAACAATCTAGCCGAGCCACTCAGCGAAGAAATCGGGAACCTCGTTAACCTTGTTCGTTTGGATATCTCAAGGAATGGGTTTTCAGGAACAATCCCGGATGTTTTCTACAGCCTTGGAAGATTACAGAATTTTGTAGCTCATTCGAATAGGTTTGGTGGTCAGATACCTCCTTCCTTGTCGAGTTCATCGACTCTTTCTTTGCTTAATTTGAGAAACAATTCATTGCAGGGCTCAATCGCTCTAAATTGTTCAGCAATGATTAGTTTGACCTCTCTTGATCTCGGTTCCAATAAGTTTGATGGGCCTATTCCCTCCAATCTTCCTTCTTGTCGACATTTGAGTGATGTCAATCTTGCCCGTAACAACTTCACTGGCGAAATACCAGAAAGCTTCAAGAATTTCCATAGCCTCTCTTACCTCTCCCTGTCAAATTCTAGCCTTTCCAATATCTCTTATGTACTTCAAATTTTACAGCAGTGTCAGAACCTGACTGCTTTGGTTCTCACCTTGAACTTCCGCGGTGAACAATTTCCTGCTGATCCAACCCTTCATTTTGAAAAGTTGAAGGTTCTTGTTATTGCAAACTGTAGGCTCACAGGTGTAATACCCCAATGGTTGAGTACTAGCAGCAGATTGCAGTTGTTGGATATATCATGGAACCAATTGGAAGGAATAATTCCAGTCTGGTTTGGCAATTTTAGCAATCTCTTCTACTTGGACATATCTAACAATTCTCTCAGCGGCGAAATCCCAAGAAGCATAACAGGGCTTCAGTGCCTCATTGCGGGTAGGATCTCAATTGAAGAACCTTCCCCTGTTTTCCCTCTTTtcatgtggatgaatgtgagTGGGCGAGGCTTGCACTTGCAGTACAATAAAGTTTGGAGCCTTCGGCCTACATTGGACTTTAGCAACAACAATCTCAGTGGAGCAATCTGGCCAGACTTCAGGAAGTTGAGGTTGCTTCATGTTTTGGATTTGAACAACAACAGATTATCAGGACCAATTCCGAGTAGTTTATCTAAGATGGTGAACTTGGAGATTCTGGATTTGTCACATAACGAGCTTTCGGGGATAATCCCGCCTTCGTTGGTTGACCTTAGCTTCTTGTCCAAGTTTAGTGTTGCTGACAACGAATTGTATGGG atcCCTACAGCAGGTCAATTTTTGACCTTCTCAAGTTCAAGTTTTGAAGGGAACAATCTTTGCCGCTACGATGTTGCGCCTTGTCCATCCGGACAGGATGATCCTTTGGGAACATGGTACGGCAAATCAAGCAAGGATTATACCGGAGTTATTGCAGGAGTGTGTTTCGGATTCGTATTTGGAATAGCATGTTTTATTGGAATAGATAGGTACATCTGGACTTTTTAA
- the LOC137731038 gene encoding chromosome segregation in meiosis protein 3-like — protein sequence MDKAPAATGCYKCGRPGHWSRDCPSSAPTPNSIPDPNSNPNPNPTNLNSSSYPFKSGTGTGIEGKAKKVSVPKTRPKLTLELLLSDDGLGYVLRHFPRAFKYRGRGHEVRDLGNLIGLYTQWHSRLLPYYSFDQFVHKVEQVAATRRVKMTLRDLRERVASGGDPTKLRETAVEEGVPNDQEETLNPEGPSDHQGGSSSGNDDVDDTQEEMLHEIYEKATQTFHGEMVAPSAGIPASESFQKEITNQVQNNEPKESSENHMTDEQKARMEANRLKALEKAAARRQLQAD from the exons atgGACAAGGCACCAGCAGCAACCGGCTGTTACAAGTGCGGCCGACCAGGCCACTGGTCACGTGACTGCCCTTCCTCCGCCCCTACCCCCAATTCTATCCCCGATCCTAATtccaaccctaaccctaaccccaCAAATCTCAATTCCTCTTCTTATCCTTTCAAAAGCGGTACCGGTACTGGGATCGAAGGGAAGGCGAAGAAGGTGTCGGTTCCGAAGACTCGGCCGAAGCTGACGCTGGAGCTGCTTCTCTCAGACGATGGGCTCGGCTACGTCCTCCGCCACTTCCCTCGCGCCTTCAAGTATCGCGGCCGCGGACACGAG GTTAGAGATTTGGGGAATCTAATTGGTTTGTACACACAATGGCATTCGCGATTGCTACCATATTACTCATTTGATCAGTTTGTTCATAAGGTCGAACAAGTTGCCGCCACCAGACGAGTGAAG ATGACTCTTAGGGATTTGAGAGAAAGAGTTGCAAGTGGAGGAGACCCGACAAAGTTGCGTGAAACAGCGGTCGAGGAAGGCGTTCCAAATGATCAAGAGG AAACCTTGAACCCTGAGGGACCAAGTGATCACCAGGGAGGTTCGTCTTCAGGGAACGATGATGTGGATGATACGCAGGAAGAGATGCTTCACGAAATCTACGAGAAAGCCACTCAG ACGTTCCATGGTGAGATGGTTGCTCCTAGTGCTGGTATACCTGCATCAGAAAGTTTCCAGAAAGAAATAACTAATCAAGTTCAAAACAATGAACCAAAGGAATCCAGTGAAAATCATATGACAGATGAACAGAAAGCGCGAATGGAAGCTAATAGATTGAAGGCACTTGAGAAAGCCGCAGCCCGCCGCCAATTGCAGGCAGATTGA
- the LOC137732975 gene encoding phytosulfokine receptor 1-like yields MGVQDFLVVTVIGFCFQAQILSSLNLTCNPNDMKALEDFTSSLKTVVDGWGSSFSSDCCKWEGITCNSSSSLGIGLNNSIDTFRVVKLELPSKRLAGNLFASLGTLDQLRTLNLSHNLLMHSLPTSLFHLSNLELLDLSSNDFSGPIPVDIELPSIQFLDISQNLLNGSLPGSICDKNSTQLRVLNMAPNYFSSNLPQGFGNCTSLEDLDLSTNYLTGTSDGISKGIFRLRKLTRLNIQDNMLSGALSEEIGNLINLVRLDISTNGFSGTIPDVFHSLGRLQNFIAHSNRFGGQIPPSLSSSSTISLLNLRNNSLEGSIALNCSAMISLTSLNLGSNLFDGPIPSNLPSCRHLSDVNLARNNFPSEIPKSFENFHSLSYLSLSNSSISNVSSALQILQRCRNLTTLVLTLNFPGEQFPADPILHFEKLKVLIIAYCRLTGSIPQWLRTSSRLQLLDISWNQLEGAIPIWFGNFSNLFYLDISNNSLNGEIPRSLTGLPSLINWRCPTEEPSPDFPLFALRVSGRELQYKRVWSFRPTLDFSNNNLSEAIWPDFRKLRSLHVLDLKYNRLSGPIPSSLSEMVSLETLDLSHNELSGIIPPSLVKLSFLSKFSVADNELYGVIPTGGQFLTFSSSSFEGNSLCGHDASPCPSGEDGPLGKWYDKSNKDYTGVIAGVCVGFVFGIACFIGIDRYIWNF; encoded by the coding sequence ATGGGTGTTCAGGATTTCTTGGTGGTGACTGTTATTGGCTTTTGCTTCCAAGCTCAAATCTTGAGCTCTCTGAACTTGACATGCAATCCAAATGATATGAAAGCATTGGAGGATTTCACGTCAAGTTTAAAAACTGTGGTCGACGGGTGGGGAAGCAGTTTCTCATCTGATTGCTGTAAATGGGAAGGCATCACTTGCAACTCTTCATCCTCTCTGGGAATTGGATTGAACAATTCAATCGATACCTTTCGAGTGGTCAAGTTGGAGCTTCCAAGTAAAAGACTAGCAGGCAACCTCTTTGCATCTTTAGGCACTTTGGACCAGCTCAGAACCCTCAATCTCTCTCACAATTTACTCATGCACTCGCTTCCGACTTCGCTCTTCCATTTGTCGAATTTAGAGCTCTTAGACTTGAGTTCTAATGACTTTTCCGGCCCCATTCCAGTCGATATCGAGTTACCTTCAATCCAGTTCCTTGATATTTCTCAAAACCTTTTGAATGGTTCCCTTCCTGGCAGCATCTGTGACAAAAATTCTACTCAACTTCGGGTACTCAACATGGCCCCTAACTACTTCTCTAGCAATCTTCCACAAGGTTTTGGCAATTGTACTTCCTTGGAGGACCTCGACCTGAGCACAAATTATCTTACAGGCACAAGTGATGGTATATCCAAAGGTATATTTCGTCTACGAAAGCTAACTCGGTTGAACATTCAAGATAACATGCTGTCAGGGGCGCTCAGTGAAGAAATCGGTAACCTCATTAACCTTGTTCGTTTGGATATCTCAACTAATGGGTTTTCAGGAACAATTCCAGATGTTTTCCACAGCCTTGGAAGATTACAGAATTTTATAGCTCATTCAAATCGTTTTGGTGGTCAGATTCCCCCTTCCTTGTCGAGTTCATCGACTATTTCTTTGCTTAATTTAAGAAACAATTCATTGGAGGGCTCAATCGCTCTTAATTGTTCAGCAATGATTAGCTTGACCTCTCTTAATCTCGGTTCCAATCTATTTGATGGGCCTATTCCCTCCAATCTTCCCTCTTGTCGACATTTGAGTGATGTCAATCTCGCCCGCAACAACTTCCCTAGCGAAATACCAAAAAGCTTCGAGAATTTCCATAGCCTCTCTTACCTTTCGTTGTCAAATTCCAGCATATCCAATGTCTCTTCTGCCCTTCAAATTTTACAGCGGTGTCGGAACCTGACTACTTTGGTTCTCACTTTGAACTTTCCTGGCGAACAATTTCCCGCTGATCCAATCCTTCATTTTGAAAAGTTGAAGGTTTTGATCATTGCATATTGTAGGCTCACAGGTTCAATCCCCCAATGGTTGCGTACTAGCAGCAGATTGCAGTTGTTGGATATATCGTGGAACCAATTGGAAGGAGCAATTCCAATCTGGTTTGGCAATTTTAGCAATCTCTTCTACTTGGACATATCTAACAATTCTCTCAATGGGGAAATCCCAAGAAGCTTAACTGGACTACCGAGCCTCATTAATTGGAGGTGCCCAACTGAAGAACCTTCCCCTGATTTCCCTCTTTTTGCGTTGAGGGTGAGTGGACGAGAATTGCAGTACAAACGAGTTTGGAGCTTTCGGCCTACATTGGACTTCAGCAACAACAATCTCAGTGAAGCAATCTGGCCAGATTTCAGGAAGCTGAGGTCGCTTCATGTTTTGGATTTGAAGTACAACAGATTATCGGGACCAATTCCGAGTAGTTTATCTGAGATGGTGAGCTTGGAGACTCTGGATTTGTCTCATAACGAGCTTTCAGGGATAATCCCCCCTTCGTTGGTTAAGCTTAGCTTCTTGTCCAAGTTTAGTGTTGCTGACAATGAATTGTATGGGGTGATCCCTACAGGAGGTCAATTTTTGACCTTCTCAAGTTCAAGCTTTGAAGGGAACAGTCTTTGCGGCCACGATGCTTCCCCTTGTCCTTCAGGAGAGGATGGTCCTCTGGGAAAATGGTACGACAAATCAAACAAGGATTATACCGGAGTCATTGCCGGAGTGTGTGTCGGATTCGTATTTGGAATAGCATGTTTCATTGGGATAGATAGGTATATCTGGAATTTTTAA
- the LOC137731036 gene encoding uncharacterized protein: MDVSTNGIGNNVVEVRFCRPTGKLNGVPARKPEKTIKRSNSIPNGIPKQKDYEEEEGDGFSEIEVAHANGNGYLKERDDNVSPTSMIEKSDEFQTVSPEKAKHVKLAVETPDTAGEGILRPHAHLPKPEAPPGLCSSPPDSPTDEASNNQKFGVDVPAIGKLIRERSSNFSAAFVRRLSSLKDQHLSSNGEENLKSKDVTEFHLSGLKVTVKLKSESDDHQQPQGQAALKGRISFFSRSNCRDSTAVRRFLREKGLKFVEINIDVYPNREKELVERTGSSSVPQIFFNEKQFGGLVALNSLRNSGGFEQRLKEMLSSKCPDDAPPPPVYGFDDLDEEELTDQVMGIVRVLRLKLPIQDRLMKMKIVKNCFAGSEMVEVLIQHLDCGRRKAVEIGRQLARKHFIHHVFGENDFEDGNHFYRFLEHEPFIPKCFNFRGSVSDSEPKPAAKVGQSLTKIMSAILESYASDDRRHLDYIGISNSEEFRRYINLVQELHRVNLFELSKDERLAFFLNLYNAMVIHAVIRVGRPQGVIERRSFFSDFQYLVGGHPYSLSSIENGILRNNRRPPYSLGKPFGAGDNRTELACARVNPLIHFGLCNGTRSSPTVRFFSPQGVEAELRCAARDFFKSGGMEVNLEKRTVYLTQIIKWFDGDFGQEKEILKWILNYLDATRAGLLTHLLGDGGHISIVYQNYDWSMNS, translated from the exons ATGGATGTTTCCACCAATGGAATCGGGAACAATGTCGTAGAGGTCAGATTTTGTAGACCCACCGGAAAGTTAAATGGCGTGCCGGCGAGAAAGCCCGAGAAAACAATAAAGCGTTCAAATTCTATCCCCAACGGCATACCGAAACAGAAAGATTACGAGGAGGAAGAGGGAGATGGCTTTTCGGAAATTGAAGTTGCACATGCAAATGGAAATGGTTACCTGAAAGAACGGGACGACAACGTTTCGCCCACCTCGATGATCGAAAAGTCGGACGAGTTTCAAACGGTTTCTCCCGAAAAAGCCAAGCACGTGAAATTAGCCGTTGAGACGCCCGATACAGCAGGGGAAGGGATCCTCCGTCCTCACGCGCACCTGCCGAAGCCAGAGGCGCCGCCCGGGTTGTGCTCATCGCCTCCCGATTCTCCAACCGACGAGGCTTCGAATAACCAGAAATTCGGCGTCGACGTGCCGGCGATTGGGAAGCTCATCCGGGAGCGAAGCAGCAATTTCTCGGCGGCGTTCGTGAGGAGGCTGTCGTCGCTGAAGGACCAGCACCTCAGTAGCAACGGAGAAGAAAATCTGAAATCGAAAGACGTGACGGAGTTTCATCTCTCCGGCCTCAAGGTGACGGTCAAGCTCAAGAGCGAGTCTGACGACCACCAGCAGCCACAGGGACAAGCGGCGCTGAAAGGTCGAATCAGCTTCTTCTCCCGGTCGAACTGCAGGGACAGCACGGCGGTGCGGAGGTTTCTGAGAGAGAAGGGGCTGAAATTCGTGGAGATCAACATCGACGTGTATCCGAATCGCGAGAAGGAGCTGGTGGAGAGGACGGGTAGCTCGTCTGTACCTCAGATTTTCTTCAACGAGAAGCAGTTCGGAGGACTGGTGGCACTCAACTCGCTGAGGAACAGCGGCGGATTTGAACAGCGGTTGAAGGAGATGCTCAGCTCGAAATGTCCCGACGATGCGCCTCCGCCGCCGGTTTACGGATTCGACGATCTGGATGAGGAGGAGTTGACGGACCAGGTGATGGGGATAGTTAGGGTGTTGCGGCTGAAGTTGCCGATTCAGGACCGtctgatgaagatgaagatcgTAAAGAACTGCTTCGCCGGGAGCGAGATGGTGGAGGTCCTCATTCAGCACTTGGACTGCGGACGTCGAAAG GCAGTTGAGATTGGAAGGCAGCTTGCCAGGaagcatttcattcatcatgtCTTTGG GGAAAATGATTTCGAGGATGGAAACCATTTTTATCGTTTCCTTGAGCACGAACCCTTTATTCCcaaatgctttaatttccgggGATCCGTAAGTGACAGTGAACCCAAGCCTGCAGCGAAAGTTGGCCAAAGCCTCACCAAGATCATGTCTGCCATACTCGAGTCCTATGCCTCAGATGACAGGCGCCATCTCGATTACATTGGCATTAGCAACAGTGAGGAGTTCCGAAG GTACATAAACTTGGTTCAAGAACTTCACCGAGTAAACCTTTTTGAGCTCTCAAAAGATGAGAGGCTAGCTTTCTTTTTGAACCTCTACAATGCAATGGTCATCCATGCAGTTATCAGGGTAGGACGTCCACAAGGTGTAATCGAAAGGAGATCATTCTTTTCCGACTTCCAGTATTTAGTTGGAGGCCATCCTTATTCACTCAGTAGTATCGAGAATGGGATCCTCAGAAACAACCGTAGACCTCCTTATTCCTTGGGCAAGCCCTTTGGGGCAGGAGACAACCGTACAGAG CTTGCCTGTGCTAGAGTGAATCCATTAATTCACTTCGGACTTTGTAACGGGACAAGGTCAAGCCCAACGGTAAGATTCTTCTCACCCCAAGGAGTTGAAGCTGAATTGAGATGTGCAGCTAGAGACTTCTTCAAGAGCGGCGGCATGGAAGTGAACTTGGAGAAGAGGACCGTGTACCTCACCCAAATTATTAAATG GTTCGATGGCGACTTTGGACAAGAGAAGGAAATTCTAAAGTGGATCCTGAATTACTTGGATGCAACCAGAGCAGGTCTTTTGACACATCTTTTGGGTGACGGAGGGCATATAAGTATTGTGTACCAGAACTACGATTGGTCCATGAACTCTTGA